A region of the Cryptococcus neoformans var. neoformans B-3501A chromosome 6, whole genome shotgun sequence genome:
GTCCCATTGCACAGTAGTGTCATCCATCTTATTGACGACGACGATAAGCTTGTTGATACCGTTGTTCTTGATAAGCATAGCGTGCTCTCTGGTCTGACCCTCACGTTCGAAACCGGTCTCAAACTCGCCCTTTCGCGCGGACAACACCTGTGGATAATTTAGCATTGTGGTCcattgaagatgaaaagagcAGCTTACAAGCAAAGCAACGTCGGCCTGGGCGGCACCGGAGATCATACTGGGCACATAGGTTTTGTGACCGGGAGCGTCCAAGATGGTATACCTTCGTTTTTCACTCTCAAAATACGCCCTGCCGACCTCAACGGTCTTACCCTTCGCTCGCTCCTCCTTACCACTGTCCAAAGCCCACGACAGGTACCAGGTCTCCCTACCGGCAGCTTTGGCCTCCTGCTCATACTTTTCCATGGTTCGCTTGTCAACAGCACCAGTCAAGTAGAGTAACTGACCACCCATAGTAGACTTGCCCGCATCGACGTGACCAGTGAAAATGATGTTTAGGTGAGACTTGATGTTGGTGTCCTTGACGTTCTCACCGTACAGGTCTCGCAAAGCAGCGTCACCAGCAAGGTTTTGCTCGCGGTAGATAGCTTCAGCATCGTTCTTGGCAGAGACCTTGGAGAAGTtggtggtgctggtgctgaCAGTGGCGACGGGAGTACTAGCGCCAGACTTGGCGGGGCTGGCAGCAGAAGtctcagcagcaacaaccttGCCTTGAGCGTCACTGGTAAGGGGAACAGCCTtttcagccttcttctcggcaGCAGAGACAGGGGCAGAGGCGGCCTCAGACTTGGCAGCAGGGGCATCGGCGGGTTTTGGTGTAGGAGCGGCAGGTTTGGGAGAAGACTTTGAGGaagcctccttctcttcctttttctcctctttctttccaccGATACTCAAACTGGGGGCCGCCTTGGCACCACCAATACTCAAGCTAGGAGCGGCCTTGGGAGCACCGCCAATGCTCAAACTAGGGGCCGCCTTGGGCGCACCACCGATACTCAAGCTGGGAGCAGCCTTGGGcgcaccaccaccaccgatAGACAAGCTAGGAGCGGCTTTGGGtgcaccaccacctccaatGGATAAAGAGACAGGTTTTCCAGCAGGAGCTTTGGTGTCCGGAGGGGGCGcaggcgatgaagagaagctGGGAGGCTGGAAACCTTGGACATTCCTGGCTTGTGGAGGCTGGTAAGCCCTAGGTCCGGCACCGGGAGCACCGGGAACAGGGTAG
Encoded here:
- a CDS encoding hypothetical protein (Match to EST gb|CF191424.1|CF191424; HMMPfam hit to GTP_EFTU, Elongation factor Tu GTP binding domain, score: 290.9, E(): 1.9e-84; HMMPfam hit to GTP_EFTU_D2, Elongation factor Tu domain 2, score: 50.7, E(): 3.9e-12; HMMPfam hit to GTP_EFTU_D3, Elongation factor Tu C-terminal domain, score: 106.6, E(): 6.1e-29) translates to MSGQQPPSFNPGAFEFRPGQAPFAPRQQQPFDPYGQQQGGYPQYGQYGQQQGYPQYGQYGGYPQQQGYPVPGAPGAGPRAYQPPQARNVQGFQPPSFSSSPAPPPDTKAPAGKPVSLSIGGGGAPKAAPSLSIGGGGAPKAAPSLSIGGAPKAAPSLSIGGAPKAAPSLSIGGAKAAPSLSIGGKKEEKKEEKEASSKSSPKPAAPTPKPADAPAAKSEAASAPVSAAEKKAEKAVPLTSDAQGKVVAAETSAASPAKSGASTPVATVSTSTTNFSKVSAKNDAEAIYREQNLAGDAALRDLYGENVKDTNIKSHLNIIFTGHVDAGKSTMGGQLLYLTGAVDKRTMEKYEQEAKAAGRETWYLSWALDSGKEERAKGKTVEVGRAYFESEKRRYTILDAPGHKTYVPSMISGAAQADVALLVLSARKGEFETGFEREGQTREHAMLIKNNGINKLIVVVNKMDDTTVQWDKGRYDEITTKITPFLKAVGFNPKTDITFIPVSAQIGENMKDRVDKKIAPWWDGPSLLEHLDNMEIMDRNINAPFMLPISEKYNELGTMVMGKIESGHVKKGDTLLMMPNKHTVEVTGIFSEQSEDMDMAFCGDNIRMRISGVSDRDITPGFVLTSVQKPVKAVTAFKADISFIDTKNIICPGYSCVLHVHTLAEEVSVTSFLHYYEKKTRRKSKKPPQFAKAGMLVSALIETSAPICIERFEDYKMLGRFTLRDEGKTVAIGKVTKLIERSEDMPDVAALSLKAAS